A genomic region of Anaerobranca californiensis DSM 14826 contains the following coding sequences:
- the queG gene encoding tRNA epoxyqueuosine(34) reductase QueG: MLKEKIREKGKELGFCQVGFTHPAPFEEYKIVLEKLKRLNNYPPFVPEDINLRTDPKLIMENCKTIIAVAFPYINYVKLSLLYPPAKDEGYISPSAWGLDYHILVKDKMEELICFINGQTKGQYQFMSFVDTGPLSDREIAKRAGIGFVGKNSSLITKEMGSFVWLGHILTDLELSPDSIDTIDNLNCGDCNLCIQSCPTNAIKEDWIIDYSKCLANVLIQKGALPLEIQEKMGKRIYGCDTCQLVCPKNKEILKKYCHSNASLGWIKLQELIELSNKSFKNKYGNTAFSWRGKGVLSRNAKTIIEKNKDLQ, encoded by the coding sequence ATGCTTAAAGAAAAAATTAGGGAAAAGGGAAAGGAATTAGGATTTTGTCAAGTTGGGTTTACCCATCCTGCCCCTTTTGAAGAATATAAAATTGTATTAGAAAAACTTAAAAGATTAAATAATTACCCCCCCTTTGTTCCAGAAGATATAAATTTGAGGACTGATCCAAAGCTGATAATGGAAAATTGTAAAACAATTATAGCAGTTGCCTTTCCATACATTAATTATGTCAAATTATCTTTACTATATCCTCCAGCTAAAGATGAAGGCTATATTTCTCCTAGTGCCTGGGGATTGGATTATCATATTTTAGTGAAAGATAAAATGGAGGAATTAATCTGTTTTATTAATGGACAAACAAAGGGACAATATCAATTTATGAGTTTTGTGGATACAGGGCCTTTATCTGATAGGGAAATAGCTAAACGGGCGGGTATAGGGTTTGTAGGGAAAAATTCCAGTTTGATTACTAAAGAAATGGGTTCCTTTGTTTGGTTAGGCCATATTTTGACAGATTTAGAATTGAGTCCAGATTCTATAGATACTATAGACAATTTAAATTGTGGTGATTGTAACCTATGTATTCAAAGCTGTCCAACAAATGCCATAAAGGAAGATTGGATTATAGATTATTCCAAATGTCTCGCTAATGTACTGATACAAAAGGGGGCGCTTCCTTTAGAGATTCAGGAAAAGATGGGTAAAAGGATATATGGGTGTGATACATGTCAATTGGTTTGTCCTAAAAATAAAGAAATATTAAAAAAATATTGTCATTCAAATGCTTCCCTTGGTTGGATTAAGTTACAAGAGTTAATTGAGTTATCAAACAAGTCTTTTAAAAATAAATACGGTAATACTGCTTTTAGCTGGCGGGGAAAGGGTGTTTTATCCCGTAATGCTAAAACTATTATAGAAAAAAATAAAGATTTGCAATAA
- a CDS encoding protein-glutamate methylesterase/protein-glutamine glutaminase, whose product MVKVIIIDDSVFMRRVIRDILTKNGIEVIAEGENGFVGLKYILELNPDVVLLDIEMPVLTGLDTLALIMKKKPTPVIMFSTLTKEGANVTMEALKLGAVDFLHKPNNSLEIHNIEEVLVEKINTAAKANIKKAQGSGRKKTLNSNTQNKLTLLGEVNKICVIGCSTGGPKALTNIFENLQELKEPILVVQHMPAFFTKTLAKRLDDITPYLVKEGEDNEEIKKGVVYLAPGDYHMIVEEQRGKFFLRLNKQPAIHGCRPAVDPLFKSVAPIFKDRVLGCILTGMGKDGTEGCEAIKGYGGKVYVESEETCTIYGMPKQVVERNLADKIVPINLFADEIRDFLK is encoded by the coding sequence ATGGTAAAAGTAATAATAATTGATGATTCTGTATTTATGCGAAGGGTAATTAGAGATATTTTAACAAAAAATGGAATAGAGGTCATAGCTGAAGGAGAAAATGGTTTTGTAGGTTTAAAGTATATTTTAGAACTTAACCCTGATGTGGTGCTGTTAGATATAGAAATGCCTGTTCTTACTGGATTAGATACTTTAGCCCTTATAATGAAGAAAAAGCCTACTCCAGTTATAATGTTTAGTACTTTAACTAAAGAAGGGGCTAATGTAACTATGGAAGCCCTTAAATTAGGGGCTGTGGATTTCTTACATAAACCGAATAATAGTTTGGAAATACATAATATTGAAGAAGTATTAGTGGAAAAAATTAACACAGCAGCTAAAGCTAATATTAAAAAGGCTCAAGGGAGTGGAAGGAAAAAAACTTTAAATTCAAATACTCAAAATAAATTAACACTTCTAGGAGAAGTTAATAAAATCTGTGTCATCGGTTGTTCTACAGGTGGTCCTAAGGCGTTAACAAACATCTTTGAAAATTTGCAGGAATTAAAAGAACCCATCTTAGTTGTTCAACATATGCCTGCCTTTTTTACCAAAACTTTAGCTAAAAGGTTAGATGATATTACCCCTTATTTAGTAAAAGAAGGTGAGGATAATGAGGAGATTAAAAAAGGAGTAGTTTATTTGGCACCAGGAGATTATCATATGATAGTGGAAGAACAAAGGGGCAAGTTTTTTCTTAGGTTGAATAAACAGCCTGCCATCCATGGTTGTAGACCTGCCGTTGATCCCCTCTTTAAATCCGTTGCCCCTATTTTTAAAGATAGAGTTTTAGGTTGTATTCTTACAGGAATGGGAAAAGATGGGACTGAAGGCTGTGAAGCAATCAAAGGGTATGGTGGCAAAGTTTATGTAGAAAGTGAAGAAACTTGCACTATCTATGGTATGCCCAAACAGGTGGTGGAGCGGAATTTAGCTGATAAAATAGTACCTATAAATTTATTTGCCGATGAAATACGGGATTTTCTAAAATAA
- a CDS encoding methyl-accepting chemotaxis protein: MRIGIIGAGVGGTSILRILNELNTVDVLWITDINQQAEGIKLAKKNGINTGDDFLKFLHSVPVDCIIEATGVEKVKKLLIENVPENTTVIDGQAANLLMEIVSGRDNLIRELKNMAFKLEQDLTHLNQGILDVGKALEEIKNGTYDLSQMGERLVEESYKTTEAFNRTQEILGFIKSISKQSKILGINSAIEAARAGELGRGFGVVAEEIRTMADSSEKSVEEIQQVILDIQNNMDGVQKGINIASDVAHKQAEATQRASLLLKKLSSISREIKEFAEELVSL; encoded by the coding sequence ATGAGGATTGGAATTATAGGAGCTGGAGTTGGTGGAACATCAATTCTTAGAATTTTGAATGAACTAAATACAGTAGATGTACTTTGGATCACAGATATTAACCAACAAGCAGAAGGAATAAAATTGGCAAAAAAAAATGGGATAAACACAGGGGATGATTTTTTAAAATTTTTACATAGTGTCCCTGTAGACTGTATCATCGAAGCTACCGGTGTAGAAAAGGTGAAAAAATTATTAATTGAAAATGTTCCTGAAAATACGACAGTTATTGATGGACAAGCTGCTAATTTGTTAATGGAGATAGTTTCAGGTAGAGATAACTTAATTAGGGAACTAAAAAATATGGCTTTTAAACTTGAACAAGACTTAACCCACCTCAATCAAGGGATTTTAGATGTGGGTAAAGCATTGGAAGAAATTAAAAATGGTACATATGATTTGTCTCAGATGGGTGAAAGGTTAGTGGAAGAATCATATAAAACAACGGAAGCTTTTAACAGAACCCAAGAAATTTTAGGTTTTATTAAATCTATTAGTAAACAAAGTAAAATATTAGGTATCAATTCTGCTATAGAGGCTGCTAGAGCTGGAGAGTTAGGCCGTGGCTTTGGTGTGGTAGCAGAAGAAATTAGAACTATGGCTGATTCATCGGAGAAATCAGTAGAGGAGATCCAACAGGTAATCTTAGATATTCAAAATAATATGGATGGAGTTCAAAAGGGAATTAATATCGCTTCAGATGTTGCCCATAAACAAGCTGAAGCTACACAACGGGCCAGTCTTTTATTGAAGAAATTATCAAGTATTTCCAGAGAAATAAAAGAGTTTGCTGAAGAACTAGTTTCTCTCTAA
- a CDS encoding ZIP family metal transporter, giving the protein MLETLLVSSLAGLATAVGALLVILFKKPGEKVIFTTMGFAAGIMIAISTLELIPEAAELGGNFNTALGFTLGVLLMFLLDILVPHSHIGSGEMENDEKGKFKKMGYFIFLGIAIHNLPEGLAIGAGFEAGKSLGISIAIALAIHNVPEGMATAVPLLAGGVSKLKVIFLTLIAGMMFPVGTIIGMLFFQISEGFVAIGLSLAAGAMIYIVSDELIPHSHGGHSHWGNLGLLLGFLLGFLIL; this is encoded by the coding sequence TTGTTAGAAACTTTACTAGTCAGTTCTTTAGCAGGTTTAGCAACTGCCGTTGGTGCTTTATTAGTTATCTTATTTAAAAAACCAGGGGAAAAAGTTATTTTTACTACTATGGGTTTTGCAGCAGGGATTATGATTGCTATTTCTACTTTAGAACTTATTCCAGAAGCCGCCGAGTTAGGGGGTAATTTTAACACTGCCTTAGGTTTTACTTTAGGAGTTTTATTAATGTTTTTATTAGATATTTTGGTACCCCATTCCCATATTGGTTCTGGAGAAATGGAAAATGATGAAAAGGGTAAATTTAAAAAAATGGGTTATTTTATATTTTTAGGGATAGCCATACATAACTTGCCAGAGGGTTTAGCTATTGGGGCAGGCTTTGAAGCTGGAAAGTCTTTGGGAATATCCATTGCCATTGCCCTAGCTATCCACAACGTACCGGAAGGAATGGCAACTGCTGTCCCCCTATTGGCTGGAGGGGTTAGCAAGTTAAAGGTTATTTTTCTAACTTTAATAGCTGGGATGATGTTCCCAGTCGGGACCATTATAGGTATGTTGTTTTTTCAAATATCTGAGGGTTTTGTTGCCATTGGTTTAAGTTTAGCAGCAGGGGCCATGATATATATCGTTTCTGATGAGTTAATACCCCACTCCCATGGAGGACATTCTCATTGGGGAAATTTAGGATTACTTTTAGGATTTTTATTAGGATTTTTAATATTATAA
- a CDS encoding ATP-binding protein, translating into MASIKSKITITYTLLFLGIFTLLGIYLSSYFVNQYINTLEKDLINNTKMLSGFIRFLDREFLNSYAEDVSHTLGFRVTILDINGKPLAETAKPVEQLDNHLDRPEIQSALQGKITTSKRYSDTIKEEMLYSAAPIYNVQGEIIGFFRLAKSLKDIQKFIYNIRLVIFLSIVIGILLTWIFGSIIAHAFTENINKLIVKAREFGKGHFSSRVKVIAQDEIGELEAVFNEMGNNISLMMENNAKEKTRIENILRSLPIGVLIINKKGIVVTSNNAAREMLNIDLKGVNKPLTYLTRDYQVNDFVNNLLKGHEQQQLEVVLKNKNGEPQFIRLKGAGLYRGNSTIPDEIVVVLQDVTDLRRLEQVRKDLVANISHELRTPVTAIQGFAETLLEGDVDEETTKHFLNIIKDESYRLSRLINDILNLSKLESSQEKRKEGICNLKDTAVRVLSLFNEKITEKAIEVKMDIPEDLILAVDKDYVEQVLVNYVDNAIKYTYPKTKITISGVKQDNGFARIVVIDNGPGIPIKDQARVFERFFRVEKSRQRDVGGTGLGLAIVKHIVEGFKGEVGVRSIEKGTVFWATLPMCY; encoded by the coding sequence GTGGCATCAATAAAAAGTAAAATTACCATTACTTATACTTTATTATTTTTAGGGATTTTTACTTTATTAGGGATTTACTTATCCAGTTATTTTGTTAATCAATATATAAATACATTGGAAAAAGATTTAATTAATAATACTAAAATGTTATCAGGTTTTATTAGATTTTTAGATAGGGAATTTCTAAATAGTTATGCTGAAGATGTATCTCATACATTAGGATTTAGGGTTACCATTTTAGATATAAATGGAAAGCCATTAGCTGAAACGGCAAAGCCAGTAGAACAACTAGATAATCATTTAGATAGGCCGGAAATCCAAAGTGCTTTACAGGGTAAAATAACAACATCTAAAAGATATAGCGATACTATAAAGGAAGAGATGCTCTATTCCGCAGCTCCTATTTACAATGTACAAGGGGAAATCATAGGTTTTTTTAGGCTAGCAAAATCTTTAAAAGATATCCAAAAATTTATCTACAATATTAGATTGGTGATTTTTTTATCCATTGTAATTGGAATACTTTTAACTTGGATTTTTGGTAGTATTATAGCCCATGCCTTTACAGAAAATATTAACAAATTGATAGTTAAAGCGAGGGAGTTTGGCAAAGGTCATTTTTCATCTAGAGTAAAAGTGATAGCCCAAGATGAAATAGGGGAACTAGAGGCAGTATTTAATGAGATGGGTAATAATATATCTTTAATGATGGAAAATAATGCAAAGGAAAAAACGAGGATTGAAAATATTTTGCGGAGCTTACCAATAGGGGTATTGATAATTAATAAAAAGGGGATTGTAGTTACTTCTAATAATGCAGCAAGGGAAATGTTGAACATAGATTTAAAAGGTGTTAATAAACCTTTAACATACTTAACAAGGGATTATCAAGTTAATGATTTTGTCAATAATCTCCTTAAAGGCCATGAGCAACAGCAGTTAGAAGTTGTTCTGAAAAATAAAAATGGAGAACCTCAATTTATAAGATTAAAAGGTGCAGGTTTATATCGGGGAAATAGCACCATACCTGATGAAATAGTAGTGGTATTACAAGATGTCACCGATTTACGCCGTCTAGAACAAGTGCGTAAGGATTTAGTAGCTAATATCTCCCATGAACTGAGAACTCCAGTTACCGCAATCCAAGGATTTGCAGAAACATTATTAGAAGGTGATGTGGATGAAGAAACCACAAAGCATTTTCTAAATATAATTAAAGATGAATCCTATAGGCTTTCCAGATTAATCAATGATATCCTTAATTTGTCAAAATTAGAAAGTTCTCAAGAAAAGAGAAAAGAAGGTATCTGTAATTTAAAAGATACAGCAGTAAGGGTTTTAAGTCTTTTTAATGAAAAAATAACTGAAAAAGCAATTGAAGTTAAAATGGATATTCCTGAAGATTTAATTTTAGCAGTAGATAAAGATTATGTAGAACAGGTATTAGTTAATTATGTAGATAATGCTATAAAATACACCTATCCTAAAACAAAGATTACCATAAGTGGAGTTAAACAGGATAATGGATTTGCTAGAATTGTAGTAATTGATAATGGTCCTGGTATTCCAATAAAAGACCAAGCTAGGGTTTTTGAAAGATTTTTTAGGGTAGAAAAATCACGGCAGCGGGATGTCGGAGGGACAGGTTTAGGATTAGCTATTGTAAAACACATTGTGGAAGGTTTTAAAGGAGAAGTAGGTGTTAGAAGTATCGAAAAAGGTACAGTCTTTTGGGCAACACTGCCTATGTGTTATTAA
- a CDS encoding response regulator gives MHKILIVEDESAILELIKFNVKKEGYDVVEARDGNTALTYLKENKVDLVILDLMLPGIDGIEICRHIRQMYGFSVYVIMLTAKGEEIDKIVGLEIGADDYMTKPFSPRELLARIKAAFRRNIDIGDREKKFIVKGDLKIDKDQYYCEYKGVPLDLTPKQFSLLLYLVENAGKVCTREELLSKVWGYDYLGDSRTVDVHIRQLRQSLSDIDDNDIPIQTLWGVGYRFRSESSGINKK, from the coding sequence ATGCATAAAATATTAATTGTTGAAGATGAAAGTGCTATTTTAGAACTGATAAAATTTAATGTAAAAAAAGAAGGTTATGATGTAGTTGAAGCCCGGGATGGTAATACCGCTTTAACTTATTTAAAGGAAAATAAAGTGGATTTGGTTATTCTAGATTTAATGCTGCCTGGTATTGATGGGATAGAGATATGTAGGCATATTAGGCAAATGTATGGATTTAGTGTATATGTTATTATGTTAACAGCTAAGGGTGAAGAAATTGATAAAATTGTAGGATTAGAGATCGGTGCAGATGATTACATGACAAAACCTTTCAGTCCAAGGGAACTGCTGGCAAGGATAAAGGCTGCTTTTAGAAGAAATATTGATATAGGAGATAGAGAAAAGAAATTTATCGTTAAGGGCGATTTAAAAATCGATAAAGATCAGTATTATTGTGAGTATAAAGGGGTACCATTAGACCTCACCCCTAAACAATTTTCCTTATTACTTTACCTAGTTGAAAACGCTGGCAAGGTTTGTACTAGGGAAGAATTATTATCTAAAGTATGGGGATATGATTATTTAGGAGATAGTAGAACGGTAGATGTCCATATCAGACAGTTAAGACAAAGTTTATCAGATATAGATGATAATGATATACCTATCCAAACATTGTGGGGAGTAGGTTATCGTTTTAGGAGTGAAAGTAGTGGCATCAATAAAAAGTAA